The Vicia villosa cultivar HV-30 ecotype Madison, WI linkage group LG1, Vvil1.0, whole genome shotgun sequence genome includes a region encoding these proteins:
- the LOC131643658 gene encoding embryogenesis-like protein translates to MNRRANRSLSNAFFTITHSSRQSPLPTSPIPFTPPIQTLSTSKFPSFSKITDTHFTIQHNLRNFSNGSSELDHNKEVDEINLKFAEAREEIEMALESKETVYFNEEAECARAAVNEVLMKFEGLLAKLPEKERGALQRAMGLKIEQLKAELLQLDE, encoded by the coding sequence atgaatCGACGCGCAAACCGTTCTCTCTCCAACGCCTTCTTCACAATCACACACTCCTCTCGCCAATCCCCACTCCCCACTTCACCAATCCCCTTTACTCCACCGATTCAAACCCTCTCAACCTCAAAGTTCCCCTCTTTTTCCAAAATCACCGACACCCATTTCACGATTCAGCACAATCTAAGAAATTTCAGTAATGGGTCAAGCGAGTTGGATCACAACAAGGAAGTGGACGAAATCAACCTCAAGTTTGCGGAAGCGAGGGAAGAGATAGAGATGGCGTTGGAGTCGAAAGAGACGGTTTATTTCAATGAAGAAGCTGAGTGTGCTCGTGCTGCGGTTAATGAAGTGTTGATGAAGTTCGAAGGGTTGTTGGCGAAGTTGCCGGAGAAGGAGAGGGGGGCTTTGCAGAGGGCTATGGGTCTCAAGATTGAACAATTGAAAGCTGAGCTTTTGCAATTGGATGAGTAA